In the genome of Paenibacillus sp. GP183, the window TGAATTGTATATTGGACAATCATACGATGCTGCCTATCGGATTTTTTCATCAAACGCATATTAACGAACCGGTTAAAGGAAAGGAAATCCCGCTTCAGCAGGAAGAAATTTTGATCATGTCCCTGATGGTAAAAGGATCCACTATTGAGCAAATCGCCGATCAAATTCACATGAGCAGACGAACGGTAGATAATTATTTGAAAAAAATCTATGAAAAATTAGGAGTGCCATCAAGGATAAGCGCTGTGGAAAAATTCATTCAAAGCAAGTATTACTTATCTTGATTGTGGAGGAGCAGGGGTTGGAGAACACCATTATTGAACACATGCATGCTATAGTGGATGAACACATAGATGCCAAGGATTTAAATAAGCTGATCAAGCTGTTTATACAAGAGAAATCCCAAGAGAAAAGTCCGTGGTCCACTATCACGAGATGCACTCATTTCATGCTGGGGGGCAATTCTCCCCAAATAGACCGCATTGCGGCGGCAACAGAATTGATCATGCTGGTACAGGATATTGTGGATGATTTACAGGACCAAGATCAAGAGAACAAGCCTTGGATGCAATGCGAACCCGCGTATACGCTGAATGCTGTTTTAGCGTTTTTGATCAGTTTCTTTGGAGAGCTGGAGCTGCTGCAGGGAAATCATACGAGGCGTCTGAACAAAGAGATCAGCAAGATCATTTCCAGGTCCATTAACGGACAGCAAAAGGATATTAGCAACAGCATTGAAACCGTGGACGACTATCTGATTATGGTGCAGGAAAAATCGGGTTCAATAATCAGGCTTGCTTGTTATATGGGCTATGCTTCTTTGGATGTATCGCCACAGACTATTGAGCACATTGATGCACTGGCTGATTATGCAGGTCTTATCCATCAAATCCAGAATGACATGAACGATCTGAACGAGATTGATAATAAGAGTGATTTGTTCCTCAAAAAGTGTACCCTCCCCATCCTATATTTACTCGAATCCGAAGACACTTCATTTCCGCTGCTCAAACCATTTTATCAAGGCCGGATCCGGCTCGACGAATTAATTGAAAATAAAGAAGCTTGGCTCACCTATATCGACAAGTCAGGATGTATCGAATATTCAAAAATTGTGCAATCCATCTGCATAACAAAAGCGGAAGAAATCTATGAGGAGCTGCTGGCCATTGCCCCATGGAAAGAGAAGTTCCGCGATTCGACCTATGGATCCTTCGTCTGAGGGGAGCTCAACCGTTGACGATTTCCCCGCCATTCAGATGAAGTACTTGGCCGGACATGTAAGACGAGTCGTCGGATGCCAGGAACACATAAGATGGACCCAGTTCCTCCGGTTGGCCGGGGCGCTTCATGGGCGAGTTGGCTCCATGCTCGGAAGTACGCTTCTCATCGAAGGTGGATGGAATCAGTGGAGTCCAGATGGGGCCTGGCATACCGCATTGACGCGAATTCCTTTGTCGATCAGGTTCTGCGACAAGGATCTTGTAAAGGAGACAATCGCTCCTTTTGTGGACGAGTAATCGAGCAGCTGCGGGCTGCCTTTGTATGCGGTTATCGACGTAGTATTGATGATGGTCGAGCCTTCCTTCAAGTGAGGAATGGCTGCCTTGGTGAGGTAGAACATGGAGAAAATGTTCGTACGGAACGTTTTTCCAGCTGCTCCTGCGTGATATCCATAATGGATTCCTGCGGATGCTGTTCAGCTGCATTATTCACCAGGATGTCCAGGCTTCCAAACTTTTCGACTGTTTGTTTAACCGCCTCGATGCAGAATAACTCTTCGCCTATATCGCCGGCAATGAGCAAGCACTCTCCCCCTTGCTCTTCCACCAAGCGCTTCGTTTCCTTTGCGTCTTCATGCTCATTCAAATACACAATGGCCACACGAGCGCCTTCGATTGCATAACAGATGGTTGCAGCTCGTCCAATTCCGCTGTCGCCTCCGGTAATCATCGCTGTTTTACCCATTAATTTGTCACTGCCCTTATATGTTCGATCTATAGCTATAGGCTTGGGCTTCATTTCGCTTTCCAAACCGGGCTGGCGATTCTGATGCTGAGGAGGCACTAATTGCTTGTTTTCTGTTTCGATGCTAGCCATTATGAATCTCTCCTTTTATTGGGATTTGTATGCTTCATACAGGATTTACCTTATCATTTTACCCTTATGGGAGAGGGGCGAAACATGAATAATAATTATTAACAGAAACAGGAGATGTCGATGAAAAAGGGAATGGCCTTAGGTTTGCTGATTGTACTGATCTCGCTGAGCTATTTGAAAAATAATTCCGCGGATCAAGATCCGTTTTTGGTGACTGATTATAGCCGTTTGCATCCTGTGAAGGTGGAGCGGGTGGCGGTAGGCAGGGAAGAAGAGCAGTTGGTTCAGCTGCTAAAAGAAGCCAAAGAGAAGAAGCTGACGGTTTCCATCGCGGGGCAAAGACACAGCCAGGGCGGTCATACCTACTATAAAGACGGCATCGTTCTCGACATGACGCACTATAATCGGATCTTGTCTTTTCAACCGGAGGAGAAAAAGATTCGCGTCCAGGCCGGAGCAACGTGGAAAGACATACAGGACAAGATTAATCCCTATGGGTTATCGATTAAAACGATGCAATCGCAAAATATATTTACAGTCGGCGGCTCGATCAGCATTAACGCCCATGGCAGAGATATACGCAATGGTTCGTTGATCAAGAGCGTTGATTCATTTAGGCTGCTGACCGCCGACGGCCAAATTATCAACGTGAGCCGAACAGAAAACGCGGATTTGTTTCCGTTTGTTCTTGGAGGGTATGGGTTGTTTGGGGTTATTTTGGATGTAACTCTACAGTTGACGGATGATGAAATGTATAAGGTGACGATAGATGCGATGCCCTACGACGAATATAGCCGTTATTTCAAGAGTAAGGTGAAATCCAACCCGGATATCCACATGCATATCGCCCGTATTTCCGTTGCACCAGGCAGCTTTCTCACCGAAATGTATGCGATCAATTATACTCTGGACCCATCGATTTCGCTGAGTGAACATAATCGATTAAGCACTCATGAAAGCTGGGTGATCCCGAGCAAGCTGCTATTCCAGCTCAACCGTGCATCGGATTGGGGGAAAAATGTGTTCTGGAAGCTTCAAAAGACGTACTTCGACAACCAGCAAAATACTCAAATTAGCCGCAACAATGTGATGCGCTCAGAATCGGATTTTATGGATTACCGGGATGCCGGAAAAAATGACCTGCTGCAGGAATATTTTATACCCGTTGATGAGTTTGCCGCTTTTATTCAAGATATCAGGAAGGTGCTTAGTGAAGAAGATTTAAATCTGTTAAACATTTCTGTTCGCTATGTGAACCAGGATCAGGAAGCCGCACTTTCCTATGCGAGGGAGGATATGTTTGCACTGGTCTGTTTGTTCAATGTTCCGCTGAATGATCAAAGTCAAATCGCGGTGAAACGCGGGATTCAGCGAATCCTGGATGAAGTCATTCGTTCTCATGGAACCTACTATCTGCCTTATGCAGCTTATCCGAGTCTTGAGCAGTTTCAAGCTGTTTATCCACGGAATAAGGAGTTTTTTGAAAAGAAGGATCAGGTGGATCCGGAGCATTTATTTATGAATTATTTTTATGAACAATACAGGGGGAATAAGCTTTGAATATAAAATGGCTGATCCGCTCGCAGAGTATCGTAACTTTGGCGGCCGGGATGATTTATCCGTATTACTTATTGTTCTTGAAAAACCTCGGCAACAGCTATTCCAAATATGGCTTGGCGTTTGCTGTTTTTACCTTAAGCTCGGCTGTTGTTTCCCAGTGGCTTGCTTCCCGGATTGATCGGAATGCAGCTACCATTCTCGTTGCGAGTTCTCTGGGAATGATGGCTGCAATGATTGCTTTCCCCTGGGTGTTTTCGTATGGATGGGTATTGTTCCTTCAAATTGTGATGGGAGCTTGCAGCGCCATGCAAAAAATGAGTGAACGCATTCTGCTTGCTGACTACACTGAACAGGGCGCACGTGGGATTTCCATGGGGGCCTATCATTTCTGGACGTCTGTTGCTTCCGGATTCGCGGTGGTTATTGGAGGCTATTTGATAGATTGGCTGACCATTGATGCCTTGTTTTATATGAGCGCACTGCTCTATGGGATCAGCACATGGGTGGTTTGGCGGTCATGGAGCTCGAGAAAAGCTGAAATCTAGTTTTCTATGTTTGGTCAGAAAATTAGACTTTTAGAAATAGCATGTACCCAAGCATTTCCGAAGTAAAAAAATATAATATAAGGATCTTGATTGAAAGGAGTGAATACGAATGAGCGCAGTTGGCGGATTTGGACGTGCTTTCGCTTTTGTCTTGGTTCTCTTTATTCTGTTAGTCATTATTCTTTCCACCTTCATCATTTAATAGAGTCAGGAATACAGAAGGAGGAGGGGAAGTACAAAAATGGATGAATTATACTACCAGTGCCAAAGCTGTCTAAATCAACGTGTTCGTGTTTATATGTCATCCGGACAAGAATATGAAGGTGTCCTGGTTAATGTGGATTATGAACATTTATATTTAGAAACCGATGCCTTTATCTCATCTAAACAAGTAACTACGAAAGCATTTGGTTTTGGTGGTCGATTTATTACGACGCTCGTATTGTTCGATCTATTAGCTATCGCTTTATTAGCTTAGGCATGCGATCTTACCCCTGCAAAAGGAGCCCTCGTGGAAGGAGGGCTCCTTTTGCATCTTCACAAAATCCAAGAGATCGGTGAAGCTGCAATATAAGCTCTAAAAAGCGTGGGCTGAAAAGCCGACGCTTATAGCTTGAAAAGCCCGGAATCGATAATGTCCCGGTACAATTTGCGGAATTGAGGGATATCGATCTGCTGATCGGCGTCGGATAGAGCAGTCGGCGGATTCGGATGCACCTCGACCATCACTCCGTCTGCCCCGGCTGCGAGAGCCGCTTTGGCACATGGCAGCAGGATATCCTTGCGGCCGGTTGCGTGGCTGACATCGACCAATACGGGCAGGTGGCTTTCTTGTTTAATGATTGGCACCGCCGAGATGTCGAGTGTGTTCCGCGTCCACTTCTCATAGCTGCGGATGCCGCGTTCGACGAGAATTACCTGCGTATTTCCACGCGATACGACGTATTCCGCTGCAAGCAGCAGCTCCTCCATCGTCGCGGCCATACCGCGCTTGAGCAGCACGGGAACCTTTGAGTCGCCCGCGGCTTTGAGCAGCTCGAAGTTCTGCATGTTGCGGGCGCCGATTTGGATCACGTCCAGGTATTCCTCCGCAATTTCGATGGTCGCCGGATCGACGATCTCGCTGACGGCGAGCAATCCGAATTCGTCGGCGACCTCGCGCATGAGCCTCAGACCTTCCACCCCAAGCCCCTGGAAATCGTAGGGAGATGTTCTCGGCTTGAAGGCCCCGCCTCTGAGCATGGGCACGCCTTCCTCCTTCAAAGCGCGGGCCACCTCCCGCAGCTGCTCGCGGCTCTCGACCGAACAGGGGCCAGCCACCATAAGTGAGCGGTTCCCGCCGATTTGCACACCTTTGATCTCGATAACCGTATCTTCCGCTTGTTTCTTCCGGCTGACCAGCAGCTGTTTCCGGTGGGATTGTCCCTGAAGCTCCAGAGACACCTTGAAAATCTCCTTGAATATATGACGGATCGCAGCCGCATCGAAAGGTCCTGGATTTGCTGCCACCAGCTCGTCGAGCATTTCCTTTTCCCTTGCCGGATCAAACTTTGGCACTCCTTGTCTTTCCTTTACCTCGCCCATTTCCTTCACTAATGCGGCACGATCGCTAATCTGCTTTAGCAATTCTACGTTGACTTCATCCACCAAAGTGCGCAACTGCTCCAAAGTCCGAAGTCCCATTTCCCTCTTCCTCTCTTCCATCTAAAATGCAAAAAGCCCCCGCCGCAAGGACGGGGAACCGAGTGCACGGTGCAAACTGCGGTCATTCGTATTGCACCATTCATGAAGTAGCTATTAAATTATGAAGGTGGAAAGAATGATGACCAACAAAATAAAGAGTACCAAGACAAAAGCGAAAGGACGACCAAATCCGCCAACTGCGCTCATTCGTATTCACTCCTTTCACGTCAAGATGCTTATATTATATTTTTTTATTTCGGAAATGCTTGGGTAAATACAACCTCAAAGAGTCTAATTTTAATGACCAAGCAAATTAAACTGGATATCAGCCTTGGTTATACACCCTGTCAATTTTATGAATTGAAGCATTAAATAAATATAGATAAATTATTGCGCATAGGAGGATTTTCAGTTGAGTTATTTAAAAATGTTGTCTCAATTTGGAGTCGGCAACGCCCATCCCGGTGGATTTTCTGCTACGCTGGAGCAGCTTCAACATTTTCACATATCCAAAGAGTGCAAAATTTTGGAGGTAGGCTGCGGAACTGGGCGAACATCCTGTTTTTTGTCCTCAAAAGGGTATGATATTACGGCAATGGACATTCAAGCGCCAATGCTGGTCAAAGCCAAAAAAAGAGCGGAAACGCAAAAATTAAACATCAATTTTGTTGAGGGAGATGTTTGTTCCCTGCCTTTTGAATCGGATCGATTTGATGTCATATTGGCTGAATCCGTTACTAATTTTGCTGATGCCGATAAGGCTCTTTCCGAATATTATCGTGTATTAAAACCGGGAGGAACGTTGTATGACCGGGAAATCATCGCGGCAAAGCCTATTCCATCGCAAATGAAAACACCGTTATTTGATTTCTTTGGATTTAAACAACTGGCTTCCCTTGATGAGTGGACTGAAATCTTTAATAACGCAAAATTTAATACTGTATCATCCTGGGGATATTCTGAAATCGTTAAACAACATACGGATGAGGCCGATAATTTCCAGTATCTAGATGAAAATATATACACAAACTATCAAGCTCTTCGGACAGCCTTCGAGTACAATGAAATTTTAAATACTTATACGGATTACTTGGCATCCGCAGTTTTAATCGGCTCAAAACTTTAGATATTGAGCAGCTTGCAATGCAGCGCCTATTCATCCATACAAAAAATTGACCATCTTCTGAGCTCAGAAAATGGTCAATTTTTGACTTTTAGGTGATATTCGCGTATCACTCCTCCTCATTAAATATAGAGCTGCCCTCTCCCCAGCCTTCCAGCAATCTTCCTCCATGAGGTTCGAGTGCGCGGTCGACGAATGGAATTAGAAGTTCGACGGTTTCTTTTTTATAAAAACAATCAAGAGCGTTTAAAAATTCGTCGCACAACGCCTTGTCGTATTCCGCAAGAGAACGTACCGCCCATTTGCCTATCCCGATCCATTGGCCGTTTGCTCGCAAAATAAAATTGGTGACCAGCTCGGTTAGTTGATTTACGATAAACAAGTTTTCATGATAGGAGTTTGCATCGGACAAATCTTCCAGGCCTTCCGTTATTTGATACCGAACCTGGTTCCTTTCATCCCATGTCCATTCGAAGGGTCCTTGGGACATGAGATCTCGCGCTTCCGACCGGATTTCTTCCGCAAATCCTGTATCTACAATCGTTTCTCCTTCTGCACACATACGGATCATCGAAGGAAGACCGCTTCTTCGGGCTTCATCAAAAAAAGAACGATAAACACTGCGGGTTAACACAAAGGCCTCAATGGGCCAGCCATACCCGGTGAAGTTTTGTTTGAAAGGGAACTGGGAATCGTCAAACACGACGATGTCCAGATCGGAATTCGGGGTCAAATTCCGATTCGCGGCACTTCCTCCCAAAAACGCCACAAATGCATTGGGAAAATGCTTTTTTATAAATTTTCTGGCGGCTACTTTTGGGCTATATCTCATCTAACCATCACCTCTGAATACAGAGTATGTAGGTGACCGAACAGTGGTTAGTCATCATTTTGGTAATCCAACAAAAAAAGGCCAGCCAGAATTGACTGGCTGACCTGATAATGCTCCTTTACAATGACCCTATTAAATTATGAATCCACTGGAAACGATGATGACTAACAGAATAAAGAGAACCAAGACAAAAGCGAAATGATGTCCAAATCCGCCAACTGCGCCCATTCGTATTCACTCCTTTCATGTCAATGGCCCTATTACATTGAGTGTTGCACCTTCCGTCCTTATTAAATGATGAAGGTGGAAAGAATAATGACTAACAGAATAAAGAGAACCAAGACAAAAGCGAAAGGACGTCCAAATCCGCCAACTACGCTCATTCGTATTCACTCCTTTCAACCAAGAATCCTTATATTATATTTTTTTATTTCGGAAATGCTTGGGTAGATGCGGCTTCTAAAAAGTCTAATTTTCAGACAACCATAGCAAAATAGACTTCAGCCTTGGTTATTGGCACATTTAGCTGCGAATGGTTGGATATACAAACAGATGGCTTGTGCACCTCATATCATAACAATACGCATATCAAAAAAAGAAAGATTGCCGAAATACGGCTCTTTTATAGGGAGAGGGGCTTATGAAAACATATGAGAATTTCAAAATACGTTTAACAACACATGCTCACAAGCGGTACTGCGAGAGGGTACAACATATTTCCTACGAAGAACTGACCGATCAGTGTAATCAGCAGCTCTATAAAAGGGAATACGATCATAACAAAAATTGGTTCATCCATCTTAGCGGCGTTTGGTGGAGTTATGAAGTTGAAGGCGATGTTATGAAGTTTTTAACTTGTTATGGAAAAACGACAGCGAATCTCCCAGCTGGTCTAAAATGGGCGCAGCGGCATAATGACAGCTTAGACCTTCAAACCATTGTTTCATAAAGTTTCATACAAAGGGTATATGTGTGACTTGTATGCTGAGGAGATTGAGGATCTGGCAAGCGGAGCTTGAATGGTGAACTATCGATTAAAAAAGCAAAAATTATACGACGAAGAGCTGTCTGTGGAAACAGTCAGCTCTTCTTTTCTAGACTGCATCTCAATCCTTCTCAACAGAAGGAGGATAATCAGCTTTTAACTGTTCAATTGATTCGTATTTGGGAGTTTCAAAGACAAATAAAGCCGGTGCCTTATCCGTTCTGTCTTTGATAATATGTCCATAGAACTTCCCCAGCTTTTCAAAAATGAACATGTTTTTACCAGGCTCATCGAGTAACGGGTATTTTTCGATCATAAAGCACCTCCAGTAATACTGATTCTACACATAGAATGAAACTCCTTCCTTGAAGATATTTCTTCAAGGTTGCTAAACATGGAAATCGATAAGAAATGGTCAAAAAAAAGGCCACCCATAACTGAATGGCTGACCAGATAACACTCAATCCGTTAAAATGAGCTTATTAAATTATGAAGGTAGAAAGAATGATGACCAACAGAATAAAGAGAACCAAGATAAAACCGATATGACGTCCAAATCCACCAACTGCGCTCATTCGTATTCACTCCTTTCAACCATTATATTTATATTATATTTTTTTATTTCGGATTTGCTTGGGTAAATGCTATAACTAAAAGTCTAATTTTATTCCAATGCTAGAAAGCTAGACTTAAATCCTTGGTTATACAGCGATATCAACTCATCTTGGGCGAATCAATGGATAAATAGTGGAGAACAACCCCGCAGCAATAACTTCATGTCCCTGATCATTGGGATGTACATCTGCGAAACCGCGTAAAGCATCCTCGGCCTTTCCACCTCGGTATCCGTATATTAACCTGTGCTCGTGACCGGAAAACCACTGATCCACCCGGGCAACCTGACAAGAATTCGTTGTCGCGGATGCAATAATAAGTTCATTCAATATGCCAATGGCATCGACCGCAATCACGGTGTTTGGGAATGGATTGTATTGGGTGCAGCAGATGATATGCTTTACTTTCATCAGTCGGACTAAACCCAGTATCAGATCGAGTCTTTTTTTGAAGTTCTTCATCATCTCCTGAATGGGTTTAGCGGGTTCCTGGAGCGAGGACAACCCATAATGAATCAGATCATTGCCGCCGATCCATACCGTAACCACTTTAGCACAACCAAGGAACGAAGGATCTATATAGATCTCTTCTGCAAGATCAGCACTAGTCCAGTTGGGCTCAGCAATCACGATTCGTTTTGCCTGAATTCCCTTTAATTTTAGCATTGTGGTAACTCTCGTAGGATACGCTTTAATGCTAGAGCTTGCTTTCTGACCAAATGTAATCGAATCGCCTAAAGCTATATAATTAATCATACTCTCCCACCTTATTACTCTATTGACTTTAACTTATGTAGGGAAAGGATGATTTTCTTATGCGATAGCCTCTTCGAGGTGTGATTATCAGTAAGATGGGCGAAGAATTATGTATGTTTTGATTTCTGGGTAAACTTAAAGGACGCTCCAGTCTTAAGTGACAGGGACGTCCCTTTTTGCTATAGTTGACCAAAACCCAATTGACAACGAAACGTTGCAGCATTATGATACGGTTAAAAAGAATTGACCGTTGTAATAAGCAAGGAATGAAGAGCACCTTTCTAGTCGGTCAAATGGGAGAGGAGGGTCAGATCGTGAAGCTGCAGCCTGTGTATGTTATCCGTGATCTGGAACAGTTAAAAACCGTAAGTGATCCCCTGCGCAGCAAGGTATTGGTGTATCTGATTGAGAAGGCTTACACCGGCCAACAGCTGGCGAAGCTGCTTGGCATGGCTCGCGCCAAGGTACATTATCATTTGAACGAGCTGGAGAAGCACGGTTTTATCATCGTCATCCGTACAGAGCTTAAGAATGGCATTGTACAAAAGTTTTACCGCTCGGTCGCTCGGGGGTTCGTTCCCAGCGATGAACTGCTTCCCTATGTGTCGGAAGTGGAAAATTATTTTCGTGAAACCACACTGAATACATTGGCGCGTGCTCGGCTTAGAGCTTTATCTGCACCGGAGGAGGCGTTTCAAATCCCATCCTCCGACCGGACTCAGTGGTCCCGAATGGCCACGCAGGTCGAAGTGAAGATGAGCAAAGAAAAATTTGCTGCTTGGCTGACCCGATTCCGAACCATGATGTTTGAGCTCGATCAACATCAGGAGGATAAGGGTGAATGGTTTTACCTGACAACAGTAGGATTTCAAATTGATGAGCCGTCTTTTGCGGCCGATGATGAAGAGGAGAGATAGTGTATGCTCGACCCAAATCTTACGAAGCTTGCCGATGTGCTTGTGAATTATTCCGTTAAGGCGAAGCCCGGCGAGAATATTTTAATTGAAGCTTACGGAATTGATGCCGTTTTGGTACGTGAATTGGTGAAAAAAGTACATAAAGCCGGCGCACATCCTTTTGTCAACCTTAGAGATCATACGATTCTTCGCCAACTGATCATGGAAGGCACTGAAGCCCAAATGAAAACTTGGGCCGATTACGACTCTCATCAGATGAGGCAGATGCAGGGCTATATCGGTATTCGCGGCGGAGCCAACATCAACGAACTGTCGGACGTTCCTGCAGACCGGCTCAAGCTGTATAATTCGCTTTATTATTCCCCCGTACATTTTGATATTAGAGTCAAAAAGACCCGTTGGGTAGTGCTTCGCTATCCATCGCCTTCCATGGCGCAGCTGGCCAGCATGAGTACGGAGGCTTTTGAGAAATTCTACTTTGATGTGTGTACGATGGATTACAGCAAAATGTCCAAGGCTATGGACGCATTGAAAGCGTTAATGGATCGCACAGATAAAGTTCAGCTCAAAGGGCCTGGAACTGACCTAACCTTCTCAATCAAAGGCATCGGCAGCATCAAATGTGACGGCGAGCTTAACATCCCGGACGGCGAGGTATATTCGGCACCTGTTCGCGACTCAGTTAATGGCGTGCTGACCTATAATACACCGACACCGCACGACGGCTTTACCTTCGAGAACATTCGATTTGAATTCGAGAACGGAAAAATTGTGAAAGCGACCTCGAATGACACAGCGAGAATCAATGAGATCTTGGATGCGGATGAAGGCGCGCGTTATATCGGCGAGTTCGCCATTGGCGTAAATCCATACATCCAATATCCGATGAAAGATACACTATTCGATGAGAAGATTGACGGTAGCTTTCACTTCACGCCAGGGAACAGCTACGATGACGCCTACAATGGCAACCGATCGTCGCTTCATTGGGATATCGTCTGCATCCAACGTCCGGATTACGGCGGCGGCGAAATCTGGTTCGATGGCAAGCTGATCCGCAAGGATGGTCGCTTTGTGCTCCCCGAGCTGGAGCAATTAAACCCCGAGAATTTAAAATAAGGATAGTACCTCACATGGGCCGCGTAAAAAACCGTCTGATTCCTTAAAAGAGTCGGACGGTTTTTTTACTTGTGTTTGATGCGAGCTCACCGGGCTCAGGGCATCAGGTCGGGCCGGCTATTTTTCCATACGTGTCAGCGCCTGATACTGCTTGGGAGGGAGGCCGACGGTCTTTTTGAAGCTGCGGATAAAATTGGAGTAATCGTTGAAGCCGGCGAGCTGGCAAGCATCGGTGACGTTGCTCCCGGCTTTCAGCAGCATTTTGGCTTTGGCGATGCGCTTGAACAGGATATGCTCATGGATGGTGCTTCCTGTGTGCTTTTTGAACAAACGGCACAGGTAGGAGCGGTTCATGAAAAAGGTATGCTCGAGCTTGTCCAGCGACAGATCCTGATCCAGGTAGTTATCGATATAGTGCAGTAGATCCCTCAGTTTCCCCGGAATAGCGGATGGTTCATCGCTCTGTCCATGCTGCTCGCTGTTAAAAGCACGGCCCAGAAAGACCAGCAGCTCCAAAAAGGCAGTTAAATAAAGAATGTCCGATCCTGCAGCTGTTCGCGGCATGCTGAGCTTTTCCAGACGGTCAAACAAGTGAAGAAGCTCCTGAAGCCTCTGATCCGAGAAGCGCATATGATTTTGTTCACCCAGCGGACGATTAGTGAAGCATCCCAGCAGGTCAAAGTCCGGAGAGCTCAGCTCCGCGACCACTGCAGGGTTAAAATGGATGACGATAACTTCATACCTTTGATTGGATTGGAAGTTGGGCTTATGCAGCTCATTGCTGTTCATCACGAGCAGATCGCCGTATTGCAGCGGGTAAACTTGTTTTTCAATAAAATAATGAACATGTCCTGTGAGAAAAAAGTAGATTTCAAAGAGCTCTTGATGCTGGTGAAAATCTACTTTAGGCAGCTCATTTCGAACGGTATGGCTATAATAAATAGACTTTTGCAAATCCTCATAAACCTCCAGCATATAAGTCCTCCTTTGCTGTACAAGGTCAATAAAAGCATTTTTTAGCCCATTATTTGCAATGAATACGTTTTTATTATACTGCAAAATGAAGATAATCAACACCATCTATTTCTTATGCGGGAGGATATTATGAAACTGTCTGTGTTTACCGTGATGACGCCGGATTTAACGAAGGAAGAGCTAATCACTGCTGCTGCAGCGGCAGGAATTTCAGGCGTGGAATGGAGATATGCCCCGATTTCTCAAGAAGCAGCGAGTCAAGAGCCATCCTATTGGGGGAATAATCTGTCCACCATTGTACCGGGGACCTCCGATGAGGAATTGGAGAACTTGCGTGAGCAAGTTCAAAGCCACGGCATACAAACCATCAGCGTGACGCCTTATTTAACTTGCGGTGATGTGGCTGGCACGGAAAAAGTGATGCAGATCGCCAAAAAGCTGGATGCAGGCTTTATTCGAGTGGGCGTACCTCGTTACAACGGCAGCAAGAACTACAATGACCTTTATGCGGAAGCGGTGGATTATTTGCACCATGTTCAGGAGCTTTCCCGGCAATATGGGATAAAAGGCTTGTTAGAAATCCATCATGTGACGATTGCGCCTAGTACAGGTTTGGCGCATCGACTTGTTTCCCATTTTGATCCTGAACA includes:
- a CDS encoding nucleotidyltransferase domain-containing protein; translation: MRYSPKVAARKFIKKHFPNAFVAFLGGSAANRNLTPNSDLDIVVFDDSQFPFKQNFTGYGWPIEAFVLTRSVYRSFFDEARRSGLPSMIRMCAEGETIVDTGFAEEIRSEARDLMSQGPFEWTWDERNQVRYQITEGLEDLSDANSYHENLFIVNQLTELVTNFILRANGQWIGIGKWAVRSLAEYDKALCDEFLNALDCFYKKETVELLIPFVDRALEPHGGRLLEGWGEGSSIFNEEE
- a CDS encoding sporulation protein YjcZ, giving the protein MGAVGGFGHHFAFVLVLFILLVIIVSSGFII
- a CDS encoding YjcZ family sporulation protein — encoded protein: MSVVGGFGRPFAFVLVLFILLVIILSTFII
- a CDS encoding sporulation protein YjcZ, which gives rise to MSAVGGFGRHIGFILVLFILLVIILSTFII
- a CDS encoding SGNH/GDSL hydrolase family protein; translation: MINYIALGDSITFGQKASSSIKAYPTRVTTMLKLKGIQAKRIVIAEPNWTSADLAEEIYIDPSFLGCAKVVTVWIGGNDLIHYGLSSLQEPAKPIQEMMKNFKKRLDLILGLVRLMKVKHIICCTQYNPFPNTVIAVDAIGILNELIIASATTNSCQVARVDQWFSGHEHRLIYGYRGGKAEDALRGFADVHPNDQGHEVIAAGLFSTIYPLIRPR
- a CDS encoding winged helix-turn-helix domain-containing protein; translated protein: MKLQPVYVIRDLEQLKTVSDPLRSKVLVYLIEKAYTGQQLAKLLGMARAKVHYHLNELEKHGFIIVIRTELKNGIVQKFYRSVARGFVPSDELLPYVSEVENYFRETTLNTLARARLRALSAPEEAFQIPSSDRTQWSRMATQVEVKMSKEKFAAWLTRFRTMMFELDQHQEDKGEWFYLTTVGFQIDEPSFAADDEEER
- a CDS encoding aminopeptidase, producing MLDPNLTKLADVLVNYSVKAKPGENILIEAYGIDAVLVRELVKKVHKAGAHPFVNLRDHTILRQLIMEGTEAQMKTWADYDSHQMRQMQGYIGIRGGANINELSDVPADRLKLYNSLYYSPVHFDIRVKKTRWVVLRYPSPSMAQLASMSTEAFEKFYFDVCTMDYSKMSKAMDALKALMDRTDKVQLKGPGTDLTFSIKGIGSIKCDGELNIPDGEVYSAPVRDSVNGVLTYNTPTPHDGFTFENIRFEFENGKIVKATSNDTARINEILDADEGARYIGEFAIGVNPYIQYPMKDTLFDEKIDGSFHFTPGNSYDDAYNGNRSSLHWDIVCIQRPDYGGGEIWFDGKLIRKDGRFVLPELEQLNPENLK
- a CDS encoding AraC family transcriptional regulator; amino-acid sequence: MLEVYEDLQKSIYYSHTVRNELPKVDFHQHQELFEIYFFLTGHVHYFIEKQVYPLQYGDLLVMNSNELHKPNFQSNQRYEVIVIHFNPAVVAELSSPDFDLLGCFTNRPLGEQNHMRFSDQRLQELLHLFDRLEKLSMPRTAAGSDILYLTAFLELLVFLGRAFNSEQHGQSDEPSAIPGKLRDLLHYIDNYLDQDLSLDKLEHTFFMNRSYLCRLFKKHTGSTIHEHILFKRIAKAKMLLKAGSNVTDACQLAGFNDYSNFIRSFKKTVGLPPKQYQALTRMEK
- a CDS encoding sugar phosphate isomerase/epimerase family protein encodes the protein MKLSVFTVMTPDLTKEELITAAAAAGISGVEWRYAPISQEAASQEPSYWGNNLSTIVPGTSDEELENLREQVQSHGIQTISVTPYLTCGDVAGTEKVMQIAKKLDAGFIRVGVPRYNGSKNYNDLYAEAVDYLHHVQELSRQYGIKGLLEIHHVTIAPSTGLAHRLVSHFDPEHIGVLHDAGNMVHEGFENFRMGLELLGPYLAHVHVKNAGWERTGRIVDGMEEWTCKWMPLQQGIANWKLLLGDLKSVGYEGYLGFEDFSGHMDSVSLLSYFGQKVKEWLN